Proteins encoded together in one Undibacterium sp. CCC3.4 window:
- a CDS encoding cysteine desulfurase, which yields MTASPAVGFPLERIRADFPILKLKLNGKPLVYLDNAASSQMPYQVIDRLVRYQSTQHANIHRAVHTLSELATAEFEAARRTLQHFIHAREEREVIFTSGTTDAINLVMHAYGRKFIGPGDEIILTMLEHHSNIVPWQMLAQEKGATLRVVPLNDAGELLIDAYEQLFNARTKFVGVTHVSNALGTINPVKQMIAFAHARGVPVLVDGAQAVPHLAVDVQDLDCDFYAFSGHKLCGPTGIGILFGKAALLEQMQPFKGGGDMILSVTFEKTTYNTIPYKFEAGTPPIAAAIGLAAAVDYLSAIGMAAIAAHELALLDYATAQMREIPGVQLIGTAAHKAAVLSFVLDGVHPHDIGSLLNVEGVAVRTGHHCAQPLMQRFKVPATARASFAFYNSMAEVDALIAGIHAVQKVFVS from the coding sequence ATGACAGCAAGCCCAGCAGTCGGCTTTCCGCTTGAGCGGATTCGTGCCGACTTTCCTATTCTTAAGCTTAAGCTCAATGGCAAGCCGCTGGTGTATCTCGATAATGCGGCTTCGAGCCAGATGCCGTATCAAGTGATCGATCGTCTGGTGCGGTATCAGAGCACGCAGCATGCCAATATTCATCGTGCCGTGCATACCCTGTCGGAGCTGGCGACCGCCGAATTTGAAGCGGCGCGCCGGACTTTGCAGCATTTCATTCACGCGCGCGAAGAACGTGAGGTGATCTTCACCAGTGGCACCACCGATGCCATCAATTTGGTGATGCATGCTTATGGCCGCAAGTTCATCGGGCCCGGCGATGAAATTATTCTGACCATGCTTGAGCATCATTCAAACATCGTGCCGTGGCAAATGTTGGCGCAAGAGAAGGGTGCGACGCTACGCGTGGTGCCGCTCAACGATGCCGGTGAGTTGCTGATTGATGCATACGAGCAGCTGTTCAATGCGCGCACCAAGTTTGTCGGCGTCACCCATGTCTCGAATGCGCTGGGCACGATTAATCCGGTCAAACAGATGATCGCTTTTGCCCATGCGCGCGGGGTGCCGGTGCTGGTAGATGGTGCCCAAGCCGTGCCGCATCTGGCGGTCGACGTACAGGATCTCGATTGCGATTTTTATGCATTTTCTGGGCACAAGCTGTGTGGTCCGACTGGAATTGGCATTTTATTCGGCAAAGCCGCGTTGCTGGAACAGATGCAGCCATTTAAGGGTGGCGGCGACATGATTTTGTCGGTCACCTTCGAGAAAACTACCTACAACACGATTCCGTATAAATTCGAGGCCGGCACACCACCGATCGCCGCGGCGATCGGGCTTGCTGCTGCGGTTGATTATCTGTCGGCAATCGGGATGGCGGCGATTGCCGCGCATGAATTGGCGCTGCTGGATTACGCTACCGCGCAGATGCGTGAGATTCCCGGTGTGCAACTGATCGGCACCGCTGCGCATAAGGCCGCCGTGCTCTCGTTCGTGCTCGACGGGGTGCATCCGCACGATATTGGCAGCTTGCTCAATGTGGAAGGCGTGGCAGTACGTACCGGCCATCATTGCGCGCAGCCGCTGATGCAGCGTTTTAAAGTACCGGCGACGGCGCGCGCTTCATTTGCGTTTTACAACAGCATGGCAGAAGTTGATGCCTTGATCGCCGGCATTCACGCCGTGCAGAAAGTGTTTGTCTCATGA
- the sufU gene encoding Fe-S cluster assembly sulfur transfer protein SufU, translating into MTDPRALYQELILEHNKKPRNYGRLACRSHHAVGHNPLCGDHIDVELDMGKEPGCELAGGCIEGIAFEGAACAICQSSASMMTLAVKGKTRSEAEIVIAEFLAMATGKLALADAPHLGRLRVFSGIRDLPVRVKCAILPWHTLHAALNAKACSEDDSGEDGLATATTEARS; encoded by the coding sequence ATGACTGATCCCAGAGCGCTGTATCAAGAGCTGATTCTTGAGCACAATAAGAAGCCCCGCAATTACGGTAGGCTGGCCTGTCGCAGCCACCATGCCGTGGGCCACAATCCTTTGTGCGGCGATCATATCGATGTTGAACTCGATATGGGCAAAGAGCCGGGCTGTGAGCTGGCGGGCGGGTGTATCGAAGGCATCGCGTTTGAGGGGGCTGCCTGCGCGATTTGTCAGTCGTCGGCATCGATGATGACGCTGGCTGTTAAAGGCAAGACGCGTAGCGAGGCCGAAATCGTCATTGCTGAGTTTCTCGCCATGGCGACCGGCAAGCTTGCCTTGGCCGATGCCCCTCATCTGGGTCGGCTGCGGGTATTTTCCGGCATCCGCGATCTGCCGGTGCGTGTCAAATGCGCGATTCTGCCGTGGCACACATTGCATGCCGCGCTCAATGCCAAAGCGTGTAGTGAGGATGATTCTGGAGAGGATGGCTTAGCCACTGCCACCACCGAGGCGCGGTCATGA
- a CDS encoding NifU family protein, whose amino-acid sequence MPKIAEIDDTPNPNAVKFTLYEPLSWGIPHSYENAAQAQDDALARALFEIEHVKNVFYVDRWLTVTQDGDADWPELVRLIALPLRAAPAAAAQSVATLAAANQAMQDLSAEDQRRLEQINALLDEQIRPSLQGDGGDLHVIGLAGNYLSIHYQGACGTCPSSISGTLKGIENLLRVIAPEIVVLAV is encoded by the coding sequence ATGCCGAAAATTGCTGAAATTGACGATACCCCGAATCCGAATGCGGTGAAGTTTACGCTCTACGAGCCGCTGAGCTGGGGCATTCCACACTCTTATGAGAATGCCGCGCAAGCGCAGGACGATGCGCTTGCGCGTGCCTTGTTTGAGATCGAACACGTGAAGAATGTGTTTTACGTCGACCGCTGGCTTACCGTCACCCAAGACGGCGATGCTGACTGGCCAGAGTTAGTTCGTTTGATTGCATTGCCCTTGCGTGCGGCACCGGCGGCGGCAGCGCAATCGGTCGCCACGCTGGCGGCAGCAAACCAAGCGATGCAAGATCTCAGTGCCGAAGATCAGCGGCGTTTGGAGCAGATCAATGCCTTACTCGATGAGCAAATCCGCCCCTCGCTACAAGGCGATGGCGGTGATCTGCATGTGATTGGTTTGGCGGGCAATTATTTGAGCATCCATTACCAGGGGGCTTGTGGCACTTGTCCGAGTTCGATCTCGGGTACCCTCAAAGGCATAGAAAATCTGCTGCGGGTCATCGCGCCGGAGATTGTGGTGTTGGCGGTGTAA
- the lipA gene encoding lipoyl synthase, giving the protein MSTETITFRNVVSELPYPSQSHRPDQQRDAQKTKREYIGSEDRLPKPSWIRAKAALSSGRYNDIKEIVRSNALVTVCSEASCPNIGECWSKGTATFMIMGDKCTRRCRFCHVSTGRPDALDANEPERLAKTIALMKLNYVVITSVDRDDLADGGASHFVECIRQIRMQAAATRIEILTPDFGGRLNLALGILSAAPPDVLNHNIETVPRLYKEARPGADFQNSLNLLFRFKQAHPSIPTKSGIMLGLGETDAEVLQVMHDLRAHQVTMLTIGQYLQPSGGHLPVCRYVHPDVFKVFEQAAYQMGFVNAACGPMVRSSYHADEQAARAGVI; this is encoded by the coding sequence ATGAGTACGGAAACCATTACATTTAGAAATGTTGTCTCTGAATTGCCCTATCCAAGTCAGAGTCATCGGCCCGACCAGCAAAGAGACGCGCAGAAGACCAAGCGCGAGTATATAGGTTCTGAAGACCGATTGCCAAAGCCCTCCTGGATACGCGCCAAGGCGGCTTTATCGAGCGGCCGTTATAACGACATCAAGGAAATCGTGCGGTCGAATGCTTTGGTGACAGTGTGTTCGGAAGCATCCTGCCCGAATATCGGCGAATGTTGGAGTAAAGGCACGGCGACCTTCATGATCATGGGGGATAAATGCACGCGGCGCTGTCGGTTTTGTCATGTCAGTACCGGTCGCCCCGATGCACTTGATGCCAATGAACCTGAGCGGCTGGCCAAAACGATTGCTTTAATGAAGCTCAATTACGTCGTCATTACCTCGGTTGATCGCGATGATTTAGCCGATGGCGGTGCCAGTCACTTTGTTGAATGTATTCGCCAGATACGGATGCAAGCCGCGGCCACGCGGATAGAAATTTTGACGCCTGACTTCGGTGGTCGGCTCAATCTGGCGTTGGGAATTCTCAGCGCTGCGCCGCCAGACGTGCTCAATCACAATATTGAGACCGTACCGCGTCTGTACAAGGAAGCGCGGCCCGGTGCCGATTTTCAGAACTCACTCAATCTGTTGTTTCGGTTTAAGCAAGCCCACCCAAGCATACCGACTAAATCGGGGATCATGCTAGGCCTGGGTGAGACCGATGCCGAGGTTCTGCAAGTCATGCATGACTTGCGTGCACACCAGGTCACCATGTTGACCATCGGCCAGTATCTTCAACCATCGGGTGGGCATTTGCCGGTATGCCGCTATGTCCACCCCGATGTGTTCAAAGTATTTGAGCAAGCGGCTTACCAGATGGGTTTTGTGAATGCTGCGTGCGGCCCTATGGTACGTAGTTCCTACCACGCTGATGAGCAAGCCGCTCGTGCCGGCGTAATTTAA
- the erpA gene encoding iron-sulfur cluster insertion protein ErpA translates to MNAIVEMPAAIIFTENAAMKVAQMIEEEGNPDLKLRVFVQGGGCSGFQYGFTFDEVANEDDTSMLKNGVQLLVDSMSYQYLVGAEIDYKDDLEGAQFVIKNPAATSTCGCGSSFSV, encoded by the coding sequence ATGAATGCAATTGTTGAAATGCCGGCAGCGATCATTTTCACAGAAAATGCCGCGATGAAAGTCGCCCAAATGATTGAAGAAGAGGGTAACCCAGACTTGAAGTTACGCGTGTTTGTGCAAGGCGGTGGCTGCTCGGGTTTTCAGTATGGTTTTACCTTCGATGAGGTGGCCAATGAAGACGATACCAGCATGCTGAAAAATGGCGTGCAATTGCTGGTCGATTCTATGAGTTATCAGTACTTGGTTGGTGCAGAAATCGATTATAAGGATGACCTCGAAGGCGCACAGTTCGTCATCAAAAATCCTGCTGCGACTTCGACCTGCGGTTGTGGATCATCGTTTTCGGTTTGA
- the serA gene encoding phosphoglycerate dehydrogenase, translating to MSQFSLDKSKIRFLMLEGIHHNAIDVLQRNGYTNIDYLRTALDEAALIEQIRTAHFIGIRSGTEMTERVLQAADKLIAIGCFCIGTNQVDLDAAMVKGIPVFNAPYSNTRSVAELVLAETILLLRGIPEKNAQLHRGAWSKSALGAFEARGKTLGIVGYGNIGSQLSVLAESLGMQVIYYDVITKLPMGNAHQLASLAALLAQADVVTLHVPETAATENMMGDAQFAKMKPGSIFINAARGSCVDIEALAAALDSKQIGAASIDVFPQEPKSNADEFVSPLRRFDNVLLTPHIGGSTLEAQANIGVEVAEKFIRYSDTGATLSAVNFPEVALPRFFGKHRLLHIHKNIPGVLSAINRIVAENGINISAQSLMTKDALGYLVMDVDVDCSALGLHKLLEIEGTISARVVY from the coding sequence ATGAGCCAGTTTTCTTTAGATAAATCAAAAATCCGCTTTCTGATGCTGGAAGGTATACATCACAATGCCATTGATGTGTTACAGCGCAATGGCTACACCAATATTGACTACTTACGCACGGCACTCGATGAAGCGGCCTTGATCGAGCAAATCCGTACGGCCCACTTTATCGGCATACGTTCGGGGACAGAGATGACTGAACGGGTGTTGCAAGCGGCCGATAAGTTGATTGCGATAGGCTGTTTTTGTATCGGAACCAATCAGGTCGACCTCGATGCAGCGATGGTGAAAGGTATTCCGGTTTTCAATGCGCCGTATTCGAATACGCGCTCGGTGGCAGAGCTGGTATTGGCTGAAACGATACTGTTGTTACGTGGCATTCCAGAAAAAAATGCCCAGCTACATCGTGGTGCTTGGTCCAAGTCTGCGCTAGGTGCATTTGAAGCGCGTGGCAAGACTTTGGGGATTGTTGGCTATGGTAATATCGGCAGTCAATTGTCGGTGCTCGCCGAATCCTTGGGCATGCAGGTGATTTACTATGATGTCATCACCAAACTGCCTATGGGTAATGCCCATCAACTCGCCAGCTTGGCTGCGCTGTTGGCGCAAGCCGATGTGGTCACGCTGCATGTGCCGGAAACGGCGGCGACTGAAAATATGATGGGTGACGCGCAATTTGCAAAGATGAAGCCCGGCAGTATTTTTATCAATGCCGCGCGCGGTAGTTGCGTCGATATTGAGGCGCTGGCTGCTGCACTCGACAGCAAGCAGATCGGTGCGGCCTCGATCGATGTTTTTCCGCAAGAGCCGAAAAGTAATGCTGACGAATTCGTCTCGCCGCTGCGGCGCTTCGATAATGTGCTGTTAACCCCGCACATCGGTGGTTCTACCTTGGAAGCGCAAGCCAATATCGGTGTGGAAGTGGCCGAGAAATTTATTCGCTACTCCGACACCGGTGCCACTTTGTCAGCCGTGAATTTCCCAGAAGTGGCGCTGCCACGCTTCTTTGGTAAGCATCGCTTGTTGCATATACATAAAAATATTCCCGGTGTGTTGTCGGCGATTAACCGCATTGTTGCTGAAAACGGGATCAATATCTCGGCACAAAGTTTGATGACTAAGGATGCGCTCGGCTATTTGGTGATGGATGTCGATGTCGACTGTTCGGCGCTGGGTTTGCACAAGTTGTTGGAAATTGAGGGGACGATTTCGGCCCGCGTAGTGTATTAA
- the acnA gene encoding aconitate hydratase AcnA: MSDSYSTRDTLSVNGNDYIIFSLAKLGQHFDLARLPFSLKILLENLLRCEDGVSVSKASITAVAQWQASEQPSTEIAFMPARVVLQDFTGVPCIVDFAAMRDAVVKLGGSASNINPLIPSELVIDHSVQVDSFGQSNSREINAQIEFARNGERYSFLRWGQKAFTNFKVVPPNTGIVHQVNLEHLARVVMERTIDGVKYAFPDTLFGTDSHTTMINGLGVLGWGVGGIEAEAAMLGQPSSMLIPQVVGFKLSGQLPEGATATDLVLSVTQMLRSFGVVNKFVEFYGDGLKHLPLADRATIANMAPEYGATCGIFPIDEESLRYLRLSGRSEEQIALVEAYAKAQGLWPTGVEAIYSDTLHLDMSTVLPSLAGPKRPQDKVLLSDMQHNYQTNLLDFIAHRKLDQESVQRFEDEGGDTAVERQAVVPASEQALITSQDASLQDGAVVIAAITSCTNTSNPAVMIAAGLVARNARAKGLRVAAWVKTSMAPGSLVVTDYLKKAGLLADLEELGFFIVGYGCTTCIGNSGPLPDDVSRHIASQDLVVAAVLSGNRNFEGRVHPEVKMNYLASPPLVVAYALAGTVNIDLTRESLGKGSDGKPVYLHDIWPSNKEIGDLIARSLSPDMFTRNYANVFAGDQRWNQISSPDGEAFTWDEASSYIKKPPYFEGMQMDIGRIDDIHGARLLGLFGDSITTDHISPAGNIKADSPSGRFLQSRGVLPADFNSYGSRRGNDDVMVRGTFANIRIKNLMMNGEEGGNTIHYPSQEKLAIYDAAMKYQAEGVPLVVVAGKEYGTGSSRDWAAKGTLLLGVKAVIAESFERIHRSNLVGMGVLPLQFMAGQSAVSLGLSGDELFDITGLRDGSSQLVEVRASGSSGRVLSFQAQVLLITPKEVEYFRHGGILHYVLRQLASRTAA; this comes from the coding sequence ATGAGCGATTCTTACTCCACCCGCGACACGCTCAGTGTCAACGGCAACGATTACATCATCTTCAGTTTAGCAAAACTCGGCCAGCACTTCGACTTGGCACGATTGCCGTTTTCGCTGAAGATTTTATTGGAAAACCTGCTACGCTGCGAAGATGGCGTGTCGGTTAGCAAGGCCTCGATTACGGCTGTTGCTCAATGGCAGGCAAGCGAGCAGCCAAGTACGGAAATCGCCTTTATGCCGGCGCGCGTGGTGCTGCAAGATTTCACTGGCGTGCCTTGCATTGTCGATTTCGCGGCGATGCGCGATGCGGTGGTCAAGCTCGGTGGTTCAGCCAGCAATATCAACCCCTTGATTCCTTCCGAGCTCGTGATTGATCACTCCGTACAGGTCGATTCCTTTGGTCAGTCGAACTCGCGCGAAATCAACGCGCAAATTGAATTTGCCCGCAATGGTGAGCGCTACAGTTTTTTACGTTGGGGCCAGAAGGCCTTCACTAATTTTAAGGTGGTGCCACCGAATACAGGCATTGTGCATCAGGTGAACCTCGAACATCTTGCGCGCGTCGTGATGGAACGGACGATTGATGGTGTGAAGTATGCGTTCCCCGACACGCTGTTCGGAACCGATTCACACACGACCATGATCAATGGTTTGGGGGTGCTGGGTTGGGGAGTCGGGGGCATCGAAGCCGAAGCTGCCATGCTCGGTCAGCCGAGTTCTATGTTGATCCCTCAGGTAGTCGGTTTCAAGCTCAGCGGTCAATTGCCTGAAGGTGCAACCGCGACGGACTTGGTGCTGAGCGTGACGCAAATGTTGCGCAGCTTTGGGGTGGTCAATAAATTCGTCGAGTTTTACGGCGATGGGCTCAAGCACTTGCCACTGGCGGACCGCGCGACTATTGCCAATATGGCTCCCGAATACGGCGCTACCTGCGGTATTTTCCCTATCGATGAGGAATCTTTAAGGTATCTGCGTTTGTCTGGGCGCAGCGAGGAACAGATCGCCTTAGTCGAAGCTTATGCTAAGGCGCAAGGCCTTTGGCCGACTGGTGTGGAAGCCATTTATAGCGATACGTTGCATTTGGATATGAGCACGGTCTTGCCTTCGCTGGCAGGACCGAAACGACCGCAGGATAAGGTGCTGTTGTCGGACATGCAGCATAATTACCAGACGAACTTGCTCGATTTCATCGCCCACCGCAAGCTGGATCAAGAATCTGTGCAACGCTTTGAAGATGAGGGTGGTGACACCGCCGTCGAGCGTCAGGCCGTCGTCCCCGCGTCGGAGCAGGCTTTGATAACAAGCCAGGATGCCAGTCTGCAGGATGGCGCGGTGGTGATTGCCGCGATCACCTCGTGTACCAATACTTCCAATCCTGCGGTGATGATCGCCGCTGGGCTGGTCGCGCGCAATGCCAGGGCCAAGGGTTTGCGGGTGGCAGCGTGGGTGAAGACATCCATGGCACCAGGGTCGCTGGTGGTGACCGATTATTTGAAAAAAGCCGGTCTCCTTGCTGACTTGGAGGAACTTGGCTTTTTCATCGTCGGTTATGGCTGTACCACCTGTATTGGTAATTCCGGGCCTTTGCCGGACGACGTGTCGCGGCATATCGCCAGCCAAGATTTGGTGGTCGCGGCCGTATTGTCCGGTAACCGCAACTTTGAAGGGCGCGTGCATCCGGAAGTGAAAATGAATTATCTTGCCTCGCCACCTCTTGTGGTCGCCTACGCACTGGCCGGTACGGTGAATATCGACTTGACGCGCGAGTCGCTAGGCAAGGGCAGCGACGGTAAACCGGTGTATCTGCATGACATTTGGCCATCGAACAAGGAAATTGGTGATTTGATCGCGCGCAGCCTCAGCCCGGACATGTTTACTCGTAACTATGCCAATGTGTTCGCCGGCGACCAGCGCTGGAACCAGATCAGCTCGCCAGATGGGGAGGCATTCACTTGGGATGAGGCCTCAAGTTACATTAAGAAACCGCCTTACTTCGAGGGCATGCAGATGGACATCGGTCGCATCGACGATATCCATGGCGCGCGTCTGCTCGGCCTGTTTGGCGATTCGATTACCACCGACCATATTTCTCCGGCCGGCAACATCAAGGCCGACTCGCCCTCAGGTCGCTTTCTGCAATCGCGTGGGGTATTACCGGCGGATTTCAACTCCTACGGTTCGCGTCGTGGCAACGACGACGTGATGGTGCGCGGTACTTTCGCCAATATCCGCATCAAAAACCTGATGATGAACGGTGAGGAGGGCGGTAATACGATTCATTATCCGTCGCAAGAAAAACTCGCCATTTACGATGCGGCAATGAAATATCAGGCTGAGGGGGTGCCACTGGTGGTGGTGGCCGGGAAGGAATATGGCACTGGCTCATCGCGCGATTGGGCTGCCAAAGGCACCTTGCTGCTGGGAGTGAAGGCCGTGATCGCCGAGAGCTTCGAGCGCATCCATCGTTCCAACTTGGTCGGCATGGGCGTGTTGCCGCTGCAATTTATGGCCGGCCAGAGCGCCGTCTCACTCGGTTTGAGCGGCGATGAGTTATTCGATATCACCGGTCTGCGCGATGGTAGTAGCCAGCTCGTTGAGGTCCGTGCCAGCGGCAGTAGCGGTCGCGTGCTGTCCTTCCAGGCGCAGGTGTTATTGATCACACCCAAGGAAGTCGAGTATTTCCGCCACGGCGGTATTCTGCATTATGTGCTGCGCCAGTTGGCATCCAGAACGGCCGCATAA
- a CDS encoding sterol desaturase family protein: protein MSILNFEHSRRALIADFVFYAASIPALLLLLWLACPATARLTALLLLVLGLLAASAIEYGIHRYILHGVAPFSDWHKQHHARPQARIGTPTVVSALLIYLLVFCPALMFLPFFQALALTLGGVIAYFVYIVTHHATHHWHGSSRWLRTRKRWHALHHGAYSERCYGVSSALWDHLLGSVPPARVRK, encoded by the coding sequence ATGTCTATCTTGAACTTTGAACACAGCAGACGGGCGCTGATTGCCGACTTTGTTTTTTACGCTGCCAGTATCCCGGCACTGCTGCTTCTTTTATGGCTGGCTTGTCCGGCGACAGCAAGGCTAACTGCATTGCTCTTGCTGGTGCTTGGTTTGCTCGCAGCGAGTGCGATTGAATATGGCATTCATCGTTATATTTTGCATGGTGTCGCGCCCTTCAGCGATTGGCACAAGCAACACCATGCCCGACCACAAGCGCGTATAGGAACACCGACCGTCGTCAGTGCCTTATTGATTTACTTGTTGGTGTTTTGTCCGGCACTCATGTTTTTGCCGTTTTTCCAAGCGCTTGCACTGACGCTGGGTGGTGTGATTGCTTATTTTGTATATATCGTGACCCACCATGCGACCCATCATTGGCATGGCAGCAGCCGTTGGCTACGAACTAGAAAACGTTGGCATGCACTGCACCACGGTGCCTACTCCGAACGCTGTTATGGCGTCAGTAGTGCGCTATGGGATCATCTGCTCGGTAGCGTGCCGCCGGCCCGCGTTAGAAAGTAG
- a CDS encoding lipid-binding SYLF domain-containing protein, with protein MNNNLRRIYKSASLIFFSIFLAGVMQQASAATGVDLDREAKESLQLLYKSNPTAETLSKKARAILVFPKIIKAGLVLGGSYGEGVLIKSGHANEYFNATSASWGWQAGAQSYGYVVFLMSEKVEQSLRATHGWEVGVGPSMVLMNEGVAKNLSTSSLQDDSYAYIFDQSGLMASISIEGTKITPIKR; from the coding sequence ATGAACAACAATCTGCGCCGCATCTATAAGTCGGCAAGCCTGATATTTTTCAGCATTTTTCTCGCCGGCGTCATGCAGCAGGCCAGTGCAGCAACGGGTGTCGATCTCGATCGCGAAGCGAAAGAATCGCTGCAGCTTCTATATAAAAGCAACCCCACTGCCGAGACCTTGTCTAAGAAGGCCCGTGCCATTTTAGTTTTCCCTAAAATCATCAAGGCCGGACTGGTTCTTGGTGGCAGCTATGGTGAAGGCGTGCTGATCAAATCCGGGCATGCCAACGAATACTTCAATGCGACCTCCGCCTCTTGGGGATGGCAGGCCGGGGCACAATCATACGGCTACGTGGTATTTTTGATGAGTGAAAAAGTCGAACAGAGCTTACGCGCTACCCACGGCTGGGAAGTGGGCGTCGGGCCGAGCATGGTATTAATGAATGAAGGTGTGGCAAAGAATCTGTCTACCTCCAGCTTACAAGACGATTCCTATGCATACATTTTCGATCAATCGGGTTTGATGGCCAGCATCAGCATCGAGGGAACCAAGATCACGCCTATCAAACGCTGA